The Kryptolebias marmoratus isolate JLee-2015 linkage group LG18, ASM164957v2, whole genome shotgun sequence genome includes a region encoding these proteins:
- the LOC108249650 gene encoding rab-3A-interacting protein isoform X1, producing the protein MACSGGQSNAETLEGFHEVNLASPTTPDLQNQAEQRPPAHHSAPPTTLYRTHSLGPPPAGLRADQLPTQPVYSAPRHSHNGSVPGLEAESADGKEDGEECDALSDSLSRLRSPSVMEVREKGYERLKEELAKAQRELLLKDEECERLSKVRDQLGQELEELTASLFQEAHKMVREANVKQATAEKQLKEALGKIDVLQAEVQALKTLVLSSPTSPVAELPSAGGGGVKTPFKKGHSRNKSTSSAMLGTQPDPSATQPIVRECREVDSQLFCEFRAWREEPTLERSCSFLDRVYREDIYPCLAFSKSELGSAILEAVEQNTLSVEPVGFQPLPVVKASAVECGGPNGRRAELITKCALSGQTKTCKHRIKFGDSSNYYYVSPFCRYRITVVCNFFTYIRYIHQGLVKQQDAEQMFWEVMQLRREMSFAKLGYFKDQL; encoded by the exons ATGGCCTGCAGCGGCGGTCAGAGCAACGCCGAAACTCTGGAGGGCTTCCACGAGGTGAACCTGGCCTCGCCCACCACACCTGACCTTCAG AACCAAGCGGAGCAGCGCCCCCCGGCCCACCACAGTGCCCCGCCCACCACCCTGTACCGCACCCACTCCCTGGGACCGCCCCCCGCCGGCCTGCGCGCCGACCAGCTGCCCACGCAGCCGGTGTACTCCGCGCCGCGGCACAGCCACAATGGGAG CGTGCCCGGCCTGGAGGCGGAGTCAGCCGACGGGAAGGAGGACGGCGAGGAGTGCGACGCTCTGAGCGACAGCCTGTCGCGGCTTCGCAGCCCGTCGGTGATGGAGGTCAGAGAGAAGGGGTACGAGCggctgaaggaggagctggCGAAGGCTCAGAGG GAGCTGCTGTTGAAGGATGAGGAGTGTGAGAGGTTGTCTAAAGTCAGAGATCAGCTCGgccaggagctggaggagctcacCGCCAGTCTCTTCCAG GAGGCCCATAAGATGGTGAGAGAAGCAAACGTCAAACAGGCGACGGctgagaaacagctgaaagaagctcTGGGCAAG ATTGATGTCCTCCAGGCGGAGGTCCAGGCCCTAAAGACCCTGGTGCTctcctcccccacctcccccgtGGCGGAGCTCCCCTCCGCGGGGGGAGGAGGCGTCAAGACCCCCTTCAAGAAGGGCCACAGCCGGAACAAGAGCACGTCCTCGGCCATGCTGGGGACGCAGCCCGACCCGTCGGCCACGCAGCCCATCGTCCGGGAGTGCCGGGAG GTGGACagccagctgttctgtgagttCAGAGCGTGGAGGGAGGAGCCGACGCTGGAGCGGAGCTGCAGCTTCCTGGACAGAGTTTACCGCGAGGACATTTACCCCTGCCTCGCCTTCAGCAAGAGCGAG CTGGGGTCGGCCATCCTGGAAGCCGTGGAGCAGAATACGCTCAGCGTCGAACCGGTGGGCTTCCAGCCGCTGCCCGTGGTCAAAGCGTCAGCGGTGGAGTGCGGCGGACCAAa CGGGCGAAGGGCGGAGCTCATCAC AAAATGCGCCCTGAGCGGTCAGACCAAAACCTGTAAGCACAGAATCAAGTTCGGAGACTCGTCCAACTATTACTACGTGTCTCCTTTCTGCAGATACAGA ATCACAGTCGTGTGCAACTTCTTCACCTACATCCGCTACATCCACCAGGGGCTGGTCAAGCAGCAGGACG
- the LOC108249650 gene encoding rab-3A-interacting protein isoform X2, translating to MACSGGQSNAETLEGFHEVNLASPTTPDLQNQAEQRPPAHHSAPPTTLYRTHSLGPPPAGLRADQLPTQPVYSAPRHSHNGSVPGLEAESADGKEDGEECDALSDSLSRLRSPSVMEVREKGYERLKEELAKAQREAHKMVREANVKQATAEKQLKEALGKIDVLQAEVQALKTLVLSSPTSPVAELPSAGGGGVKTPFKKGHSRNKSTSSAMLGTQPDPSATQPIVRECREVDSQLFCEFRAWREEPTLERSCSFLDRVYREDIYPCLAFSKSELGSAILEAVEQNTLSVEPVGFQPLPVVKASAVECGGPNGRRAELITKCALSGQTKTCKHRIKFGDSSNYYYVSPFCRYRITVVCNFFTYIRYIHQGLVKQQDAEQMFWEVMQLRREMSFAKLGYFKDQL from the exons ATGGCCTGCAGCGGCGGTCAGAGCAACGCCGAAACTCTGGAGGGCTTCCACGAGGTGAACCTGGCCTCGCCCACCACACCTGACCTTCAG AACCAAGCGGAGCAGCGCCCCCCGGCCCACCACAGTGCCCCGCCCACCACCCTGTACCGCACCCACTCCCTGGGACCGCCCCCCGCCGGCCTGCGCGCCGACCAGCTGCCCACGCAGCCGGTGTACTCCGCGCCGCGGCACAGCCACAATGGGAG CGTGCCCGGCCTGGAGGCGGAGTCAGCCGACGGGAAGGAGGACGGCGAGGAGTGCGACGCTCTGAGCGACAGCCTGTCGCGGCTTCGCAGCCCGTCGGTGATGGAGGTCAGAGAGAAGGGGTACGAGCggctgaaggaggagctggCGAAGGCTCAGAGG GAGGCCCATAAGATGGTGAGAGAAGCAAACGTCAAACAGGCGACGGctgagaaacagctgaaagaagctcTGGGCAAG ATTGATGTCCTCCAGGCGGAGGTCCAGGCCCTAAAGACCCTGGTGCTctcctcccccacctcccccgtGGCGGAGCTCCCCTCCGCGGGGGGAGGAGGCGTCAAGACCCCCTTCAAGAAGGGCCACAGCCGGAACAAGAGCACGTCCTCGGCCATGCTGGGGACGCAGCCCGACCCGTCGGCCACGCAGCCCATCGTCCGGGAGTGCCGGGAG GTGGACagccagctgttctgtgagttCAGAGCGTGGAGGGAGGAGCCGACGCTGGAGCGGAGCTGCAGCTTCCTGGACAGAGTTTACCGCGAGGACATTTACCCCTGCCTCGCCTTCAGCAAGAGCGAG CTGGGGTCGGCCATCCTGGAAGCCGTGGAGCAGAATACGCTCAGCGTCGAACCGGTGGGCTTCCAGCCGCTGCCCGTGGTCAAAGCGTCAGCGGTGGAGTGCGGCGGACCAAa CGGGCGAAGGGCGGAGCTCATCAC AAAATGCGCCCTGAGCGGTCAGACCAAAACCTGTAAGCACAGAATCAAGTTCGGAGACTCGTCCAACTATTACTACGTGTCTCCTTTCTGCAGATACAGA ATCACAGTCGTGTGCAACTTCTTCACCTACATCCGCTACATCCACCAGGGGCTGGTCAAGCAGCAGGACG